In Arthrobacter sp. SLBN-112, a genomic segment contains:
- a CDS encoding NAD-dependent succinate-semialdehyde dehydrogenase yields MSFDPTLLKTALFIDGTWRPAASAATFEVENPATHEVIAHVADGGPEDARLAIEAAGRAQPAWAASAPRHRADILRRAYELVLKNTDALAAIMTAEMGKPLAEAKGEVAYGAEFLRWFSEEAVRVGGDQTSTVDGNNRIMVTKEPVGPCVLVTPWNFPLAMGARKIAPAVAAGCTMVFKPAELTPLTSLALVEIFRVAGLPAGVLNVVTTARAATVVEPWMSSGIARKVSFTGSTAVGKVLLEQAARNVMRSSMELGGNAPFIVLPDADLERAVDGALKAKMRNMGEACTAANRFFVHRTLAGDFAEKLAKRMSDLRVGNGAVDGTDVGPLIGQAGLDKVESLVSDAVKKGARVLTGGRRVEGPGYFFEPTVLVDVPEDAELMGTEIFGPVAAISSFDGEDEVIRRANDTPWGLVGYVFTQDVDKAMRFSAALEVGMVGLNTGLVSNPAAPFGGIKQSGLGREGGKIGIEEFLEYKYTAIPVQ; encoded by the coding sequence ATGAGCTTTGACCCTACCCTCCTCAAGACGGCCTTATTTATCGACGGGACATGGCGGCCCGCTGCCTCCGCAGCGACCTTCGAGGTGGAGAACCCGGCCACCCATGAGGTGATCGCGCACGTGGCCGACGGCGGCCCCGAGGACGCCAGGCTCGCCATCGAGGCGGCGGGGCGGGCCCAGCCTGCGTGGGCGGCCAGCGCCCCACGGCATCGGGCCGACATCCTGCGGCGCGCCTATGAGCTGGTGCTGAAGAACACCGATGCACTGGCGGCCATCATGACCGCGGAGATGGGTAAGCCGCTGGCGGAGGCGAAGGGGGAAGTGGCTTACGGAGCCGAGTTCCTGCGCTGGTTTTCCGAAGAAGCCGTCAGGGTCGGAGGCGACCAGACCAGCACGGTTGACGGGAACAACCGCATCATGGTCACCAAGGAGCCCGTGGGGCCCTGCGTGCTGGTCACGCCCTGGAACTTCCCCTTGGCGATGGGGGCACGGAAGATTGCCCCCGCGGTGGCCGCGGGCTGCACGATGGTGTTCAAGCCGGCCGAGCTGACCCCGCTGACCTCACTGGCGCTGGTGGAAATCTTCCGGGTTGCCGGCCTGCCGGCCGGGGTCCTGAACGTGGTCACCACGGCCCGGGCCGCCACAGTGGTGGAACCCTGGATGAGCAGCGGCATAGCGCGAAAGGTCAGCTTCACGGGCTCGACGGCGGTGGGAAAGGTCCTGCTGGAACAGGCCGCCCGGAACGTGATGCGCTCTTCCATGGAACTCGGCGGAAACGCACCCTTCATTGTCCTGCCGGACGCGGACCTGGAACGCGCCGTCGATGGCGCCCTCAAGGCTAAGATGCGGAATATGGGGGAAGCGTGCACGGCAGCGAACCGTTTCTTTGTGCACCGCACCCTGGCAGGGGACTTTGCCGAAAAGCTCGCCAAACGGATGTCCGATCTGCGGGTGGGCAACGGCGCCGTGGACGGAACCGACGTCGGGCCGCTGATCGGCCAGGCCGGTTTGGACAAGGTGGAGTCCTTGGTCTCGGACGCCGTGAAGAAGGGCGCGCGTGTCCTCACCGGCGGACGACGGGTGGAGGGCCCTGGCTACTTCTTCGAACCCACCGTCCTGGTTGACGTTCCGGAGGATGCAGAGCTGATGGGCACGGAAATCTTTGGCCCGGTGGCTGCGATCTCATCGTTCGATGGGGAGGATGAGGTGATTCGGCGCGCCAACGATACCCCGTGGGGCCTGGTGGGCTACGTCTTTACCCAGGACGTGGACAAGGCGATGCGTTTTTCCGCCGCCCTGGAGGTGGGGATGGTGGGCTTGAACACCGGTCTGGTCTCCAATCCCGCCGCACCGTTTGGCGGAATCAAGCAATCCGGCCTGGGCCGCGAAGGCGGGAAGATCGGCATCGAAGAATTCCTCGAATACAAGTACACGGCAATTCCCGTTCAGTAG
- a CDS encoding aspartate aminotransferase family protein has product MATLSPLLKQATPVIVDHAAGSWIHATDGKQYLDFTTGIGVTSTGHCHPDVVAAAREQVGRIVHAQYTTVMHQPLLQLTEKLGEVLPVGLDSVFYATTGAEAVEAAVRLARMATGRPNIISFQGGFHGRTVGAASLTTAGTRFRSGFSPLMGGVHIAPFPYAYRYGWDVQTAVDFALKELDHLLVSVSSPADTAAFIIEPVLGDGGYLPTPPAFLQGLRERADRQGILLILDEVQAGVGRTGKFWGHNWAGITPDILITAKGLASGFPISAIAASTALMGKAWPGSQGGTYGGNAVAAAAGVATLAVIEREGLVANAHQRGEQLRAGLDTLAGDFPSIGNVRGLGLMQGVEFTAPDNSPDAATALAVQQAAVAEELLLLTCGPHGNVIRIIPALNVSREEIESGLARFTQALKAATA; this is encoded by the coding sequence ATGGCAACTCTCAGCCCGCTGCTCAAGCAGGCCACCCCGGTCATCGTGGACCATGCCGCCGGCAGCTGGATCCATGCAACCGACGGCAAGCAGTACCTCGACTTCACCACCGGGATCGGCGTGACCAGCACCGGCCACTGCCACCCCGACGTGGTGGCCGCAGCCCGGGAACAGGTAGGCAGGATTGTCCACGCGCAATACACCACAGTGATGCACCAGCCCCTGCTCCAGCTCACCGAAAAGCTCGGTGAGGTGCTGCCGGTGGGCCTGGACAGCGTCTTCTACGCGACCACCGGCGCGGAAGCCGTCGAAGCCGCCGTCCGCCTGGCGCGGATGGCCACCGGGCGGCCGAACATCATCTCCTTCCAAGGCGGATTCCACGGCCGGACCGTCGGCGCAGCGTCACTCACCACTGCCGGCACCCGCTTCCGGTCAGGTTTCTCGCCGCTGATGGGGGGCGTGCACATCGCCCCCTTCCCCTACGCCTACCGCTACGGCTGGGACGTACAGACGGCCGTCGACTTCGCGTTGAAGGAACTGGACCATCTGCTGGTGTCCGTCAGCAGCCCCGCGGACACGGCGGCCTTCATCATCGAGCCCGTCCTGGGCGACGGCGGCTACCTCCCCACTCCCCCGGCCTTCCTGCAAGGCCTGCGGGAGCGCGCGGACCGGCAGGGCATCCTCCTCATCCTTGACGAAGTCCAGGCCGGCGTGGGCCGCACCGGAAAGTTCTGGGGCCACAACTGGGCCGGAATCACCCCGGACATCCTCATCACGGCCAAGGGCCTGGCCAGCGGCTTCCCCATCTCGGCCATCGCTGCCTCCACCGCCCTGATGGGCAAAGCCTGGCCGGGCTCCCAGGGCGGAACCTACGGCGGGAACGCGGTGGCGGCCGCCGCCGGTGTAGCCACCCTGGCCGTGATCGAACGGGAAGGCCTCGTGGCCAACGCCCACCAGCGCGGCGAGCAGCTCAGGGCAGGCCTGGACACCTTGGCCGGAGATTTTCCTTCCATCGGCAACGTCCGCGGCCTCGGACTGATGCAGGGCGTGGAGTTCACGGCCCCGGACAACAGCCCGGATGCGGCCACCGCCCTTGCCGTTCAACAGGCCGCAGTCGCCGAAGAACTGCTGCTGCTCACCTGCGGACCGCACGGAAACGTCATCCGCATTATTCCGGCATTGAACGTCAGCCGAGAGGAAATCGAGTCCGGGTTGGCGCGGTTTACCCAGGCACTCAAGGCCGCCACGGCCTGA
- a CDS encoding FAD-dependent oxidoreductase encodes MDGKLAVVGLGSIGSMALWQASRLTDQVVGFEAATPGHTRSAVGGDTRLFRMLYRGLPGYYPIMARSRTLWRELEAEAGQDILLRCGGLSIGTAGGPYLTALLETTRLNGADHELLSHKDMAERYPQHNLRPDDAAVFDPHGGALRTDRAVTSAVAAAQANGAAVLTDTPIDAIVETDDGVRITSGARNWTFENVVVASGAWSRKLMPAELANASVPHRCYLTWFVAKDAASFAPDRFPIFIRISGEKSMYGAPSVDGVTVKATLDARTTLADTAESVMRELTPAETLETTDTVREFFPGLHPNIVRSDAYPDLFTSDGHPLLGRARQGSGIYYATGFSGAGFKMASGFGEIAALEALGKQRIDGLDFVRPQRFSSH; translated from the coding sequence GTGGACGGGAAACTCGCCGTCGTCGGCCTCGGCAGCATCGGCAGCATGGCCCTGTGGCAGGCCTCCCGCCTCACGGACCAGGTGGTGGGATTCGAGGCAGCCACCCCCGGGCACACACGCAGCGCAGTTGGCGGGGACACCCGGCTGTTCCGCATGCTGTACCGGGGCCTCCCCGGCTACTACCCCATCATGGCGCGCTCCCGCACGCTGTGGCGCGAGCTGGAAGCCGAAGCCGGCCAGGACATCCTCCTCCGCTGCGGCGGCCTTTCGATAGGGACTGCAGGCGGGCCCTACCTGACCGCGCTGTTGGAGACCACCAGGCTCAACGGCGCCGACCATGAACTCCTTAGCCACAAGGACATGGCCGAACGCTATCCACAGCACAACCTTCGCCCGGACGACGCCGCCGTCTTCGATCCGCACGGGGGCGCTCTCCGAACCGACCGCGCCGTGACTTCTGCCGTGGCAGCGGCCCAGGCCAACGGGGCGGCCGTGCTCACCGATACGCCGATCGACGCCATCGTTGAAACGGACGACGGCGTCAGGATCACCTCGGGTGCGCGCAACTGGACATTCGAGAACGTCGTCGTCGCTTCAGGCGCCTGGTCCCGGAAGCTGATGCCGGCGGAACTGGCCAACGCCAGCGTCCCCCACCGCTGCTACCTCACCTGGTTCGTGGCCAAGGACGCGGCAAGCTTCGCTCCCGACCGCTTTCCCATCTTCATCCGCATCTCGGGTGAAAAGTCCATGTACGGGGCACCCAGTGTGGACGGCGTGACGGTGAAGGCCACCTTGGATGCCAGGACCACGCTTGCCGACACCGCAGAATCGGTAATGCGGGAACTGACGCCCGCCGAAACCCTCGAGACCACCGATACGGTGAGGGAGTTCTTTCCGGGCCTCCACCCGAACATTGTCCGTTCCGACGCCTACCCGGACCTGTTCACGTCCGACGGCCACCCCCTGCTGGGCAGGGCGCGGCAGGGCAGCGGGATCTACTACGCCACCGGCTTCTCCGGCGCAGGCTTCAAAATGGCGTCCGGATTCGGCGAAATCGCCGCCCTCGAGGCGCTGGGAAAGCAACGGATTGACGGACTGGACTTCGTCCGGCCCCAACGCTTCAGCTCGCACTGA
- a CDS encoding amino acid ABC transporter permease, protein MSQTDGILKPRLRRRSAFEYAAWCVCILVAAGILFSVSTNPNFKWDVVAQYFTQESILRGLVLTIMLTVVSMALGTLLGLGLAIMRSSRIKPIAATAGVYITFFRGTPVLVQLIFWFNIAALYPNLTIGIPFTNIQQAVDVNALMAPITAAIVGLTLNEAAYMAEIIRGGFSSVGKGQIEAADSLGMGSFTKMRKIIIPQAMPSIIPATGNQAIGMFKETSLVSVLGVAELLQSAQLIYARNYQTIPLLIVASLWYLVMTLVLSYPQSLLEKKYNRSAATIPRKARKLTAPEGIAR, encoded by the coding sequence ATGAGCCAGACCGACGGGATCCTCAAACCGAGGCTCCGGCGCAGGAGCGCTTTCGAATATGCCGCCTGGTGCGTGTGCATCCTGGTGGCAGCAGGAATCCTCTTCTCCGTCTCCACCAACCCCAACTTCAAATGGGACGTCGTGGCGCAGTACTTCACGCAGGAGAGCATCCTGCGTGGCCTGGTACTCACCATCATGCTCACGGTGGTGAGCATGGCACTCGGAACCCTCCTGGGCCTGGGACTGGCCATCATGCGCTCCTCGCGGATCAAGCCCATCGCAGCCACGGCCGGGGTCTACATCACCTTCTTCAGGGGGACCCCGGTCCTGGTCCAGCTGATCTTCTGGTTCAACATCGCAGCCCTGTACCCCAACCTCACCATCGGGATCCCGTTCACCAACATCCAGCAGGCGGTGGACGTCAACGCCCTCATGGCACCGATCACCGCCGCGATCGTCGGGCTGACCCTGAACGAGGCCGCCTATATGGCCGAGATCATCCGCGGCGGCTTCTCCTCCGTGGGGAAAGGCCAAATCGAGGCGGCCGATTCGCTGGGCATGGGCAGCTTCACCAAAATGCGGAAGATCATCATTCCGCAGGCCATGCCCTCCATCATCCCGGCCACCGGGAACCAAGCGATCGGCATGTTCAAGGAGACCTCCCTGGTCAGCGTCCTGGGCGTCGCGGAACTGCTGCAGAGCGCCCAGCTGATCTACGCCCGGAACTACCAGACCATCCCGCTGCTCATCGTGGCGAGCCTGTGGTACCTGGTGATGACCCTGGTGCTCAGCTACCCGCAGTCCCTGCTCGAAAAGAAATACAACCGGTCAGCTGCCACCATCCCCCGCAAGGCCAGGAAGCTCACCGCTCCGGAAGGAATCGCGCGATGA